In Vibrio chagasii, the sequence GTGTTCATTGGTCGCAACATACTCGCGCGTATTAAAGCGATTAACGTCATGATGGAGTCGATTGCCAATGGCGATGGTGATTTAACGGTGCGAATGAATGCCAAAGGTAACGATGAATTAGCCCAGCTCGCTCACTCATTCGATACCTTCATCAATAAACTACATGGAAACATCAAAGAGCTGTCTAGTGTGATGAAGGTACTGACCGACAGCTCGTGTAGCTCTGAAGAAGCCGCGATCAAAAGCATGAGCAATGCAGAGAAACAGAAACAACAATCGGAGTCTGTCGCAACGGCAGTTAACGAATTGGTTATGACCAGTAACGAGGTCACAGCCAATATAGAGAATGCCGCGACTAATGCCGAGAAGATCAAAGACAACGCCCATCAAGCTCTACAAGAAACACATTTAACGGATGCGAGTATCAATGTGTTGGTTGAGAACATTGCAGAGTCGCAAGACTTAATCGTACAACTTGAAGAACAGAGCCGTGAAATCAATCAAGTGGTGACGACGATTCAAGGGATTGCCGAACAAACGAACCTACTCGCGCTTAACGCGGCGATTGAGGCTGCACGTGCAGGTGATCATGGACGAGGCTTTGCGGTGGTCGCCTCTGAAGTGAGAGAGCTTTCTTTGATGACTAACGATTCGACTCATCAGATTGAATCGACTATCCATGGTTTGACATCCGGTATTGCGAAGACAGTCGCTAAGATGTCGGCAAGCTTGGAACAAACCGAACAAGTTAAGCACCAGACTAAAGATGTGGTCAATGCGATTGAAGGTATCCACTTCCAAGTTGGGGAGATGTTTGACCTTAACAGTCAGATAGCGACTGCGTCTGAAGAACAATCCATGGTATCTGCAGAGATCGACCGAAACATCAGCGACATTGCTCATCTAGCAAGTAATACACATACCGTCGTGTCAGGTTCAGTGCGTTGTAGTGAACAGGTATCGAGTGTGAGTGTGAAATTAGAGAAGATTGTGGCTCAGTTTAAATACTGATGTGTATTCTACTTTGTTGTGGACTATCACCACCTCTGAATAAACTGCAGGTAATAAAAAACGCCCTTATCGCTTTATGTTGATAAGGGCGTTTTAATTCTATAAGGACATTTTCCGTTACCTGTAGACTATCGATGTCTACAAACGGCGGTTGCCCGAAGCACTAGTCTTAATTAGCCACGTGCTTTTAGGAATTCAGCGTAAGTACCACGGAAATCATTGATCTTGCCATCTTTGATTTCAAGGATACGTGTTGCTAGAGAGTCTACGAATACGCGGTCGTGAGATACGAAGAACAATGTGCCTTTGTAGTTCTCAAGAGCCAAGTTAAGCGCTTCGATAGATTCCATATCCATGTGGTTAGTCGGTTCATCCATAAGTAGGATGTTTGGCTTGTGCATCATGATCTTACCAAGAAGCATACGACCTTGCTCACCACCAGAAATTACCTTAACTGATTTCTTGATGTCGTCTTGACCAAACAGCATACGACCTAGGAAGCCACGAACAACCTGCTCGTCTTCACCTTCTTGACGCCATTGGCTCATCCAATCGAACAGGTTCATGTCTTCTTCGAAATCATGAGCATGGTCTTGAGCGTAGTAACCGATGTTTGAGTTTTCAGACCACTTGTATTCACCAGTACGAGCTTCAAGTTCGCCAGCTAGTGTGTTCAGTAGTGTTGTTTTACCCACACCGTTCTCACCAATGATAGCTACGCGCTCACCTACTTCGAAGATCGCATCGAACTTGTTGAATAGGTCTTCTTCAAAACCTTGAGATAGGTTTTCAACCACAAGTGCGTTACGGAATAGCTCTTTAGACTGTTCAAAACGGATGAATGGGTTTTGACGGCTAGAAGCTTTCACTTCTTCAAGCTGAATCTTATCGATTTGCTTAGCACGAGACGTAGCTTGCTTCGCTTTAGATGCGTTAGCAGAGAAACGAGAAACGAACGTTTGAAGTTCAGCGATTTGTGCTTTCTTCTTAGCGTTGTCAGACAGTAGACGTTCACGCGCTTGAGTTGCTGCCGTCATGTACTCATCGTAGTTACCTGGGAACAGGCGTAGTTCACCGTAATCCAGGTCAGCCATGTGTGTACATACAGAGTTTAGGAAGTGACGGTCGTGCGAAATGATGATCATTGTGCAGTTACGTTGGTTTAGTGTCTCTTCCAACCAGCGGATAGTGTCCATGTCCAAGTTGTTCGTTGGTTCGTCTAGAAGCATGATATGCGGGTCTGCGAACAGAACTTGCGCTAGAAGCACACGAAGTTTCCAACCAGGTGCTACTTCGCTCATTAGACCGAAGTGTTGTGATTCTTCAATACCAACAGCAAGAAGAAGCTCACCCGCTTTCGCTTCAGCCATGTAACCGTCCATTTCAGCAAACTGAACTTCAAGGTCAGCTACTTTCATGCCGTCTTCTTCGCTCATTTCTGGCAAAGAGTAAATGCGGTCACGCTCTTGTTTGATAGCCCATAGCTCTTTGTGACCCATGATAACCGTGTCGATTACCGTGAATTCTTCGTAAGCAAATTGGTCTTGGTTTAGCTTAGCTACGCGCTCGTTTGGATCGTAGCTTACGTTGCCAGAAGTCGGCTCTAGTTCACCAGATAGGATCTTCATGAACGTCGATTTACCACAGCCATTCGCGCCGATTAAACCGTAACGGTTACCTTCGCCGAACTTAACTGAAATATTTTCGAAAAGTGGCTTAGCGCCGAATTGTTGGGTGATATTTGCTGTGGAGATCAATGCCTTTACCTTTTTAATGTGAAAAACGCCGCAACGTTACTTGTTCAGGGCTTTAACTGCAAGTATTGATTGCAATTACCCGCTAATAAGTGAGTGATAACCTAGCTAAATCATAGTTTGAGGTAACTCACATTTTTGATTTCTATTTATGGAGTGATAAATAAGCCAATCGTGCAACATACAAAGTACTGAACCAATGAGTAAAAACCGTCTTATATAAAGACATATCTCGTCTTAATAATTTAATATATCGCATAGTAATCTGTTACAAACAAACCTACTTTGCATCAAGCTATTCACAACACTCTTCAATGAACAAATAGTAGCTCAATGACTGACAGTTTCATGACAATGAGCCCAGATTCGGGGATAAAGTACTCGCCCTCATTAATGCACGAGATTTCACAAAGCTCGATTATCTAACTATAGTAATCCTAACCTCATAATTCTAAGAGACTTTTATGCGTTCATTACCGCGCTTCCTATTCTTCATATTAGCCATGCTCTCATGGCCGAGTCATGCCAACTTGGAATATGACTTACAATCACAGCCTCAGGTCTCTGACATAGCCCAAGATCTGAATAACCGGATCGATCAACTGCCCGACCCTCTGTTTATGGAAGCGTCAGATAAACGCAAAGTAAACCGACTGCTCGCAGAGGTACTTCGTGTCCAGAATCAGCAAATCGCTAAGTTCGACCAACGACTCAAAGCCTATCGTGAAAACAGCGAGCCAGAACAGTGGTTCGATGTGGAGTCTAGCTACGTCACGTTGAATAGTTTGAATGTGAGTAAGCAGCACTTATTGGAGCAAAGCACCGCGAGTAACAGAGAACGCTTGACCGGTTTTGGCCCTTACGGTGTTACCCAGTTCAAGCAAGAGTGGGAGTTAACCAAGCTTAACGTTGAATACTTGGTGTATTTCCAAATACGTAGCTTCAAAGCACTTATTAAAGATATCTTCATTTCGCCGGTGCCTGTAATTGGTGCGGCGTTAAAAGTACTCTTCATCTACTTTGCACTAGTGTGGTGGTTAGCTAACAGCAAAAGGTTGATTGAACTGTTTCGCGTTAACCTGCTTGAGGCGAAACCAAACCCTCCATTCCTGATTCGTTTAATTTGGTATGTGAGCCGTGCGGATAGAGCCATTGCTTGGTTAATTGCTATCACGCTGTCGCTGCGTGTACTTTCAAGTATCCCTAGCCTGCAACACCTGATATTCCTTGAGATCTTTACATGGTGGATTCTAGGTGGCTCGATCGCAATCAGCTTCATTCTCGAGTTTGCGTACCGTATGGGTCGCACATCAAACCAAGAAGTGATTGCCCTGCGCCTCTCAACGATTCGACGTTATGTGTGGAGCTTCATTGTTGCTGGTGTGATTCTGCAGATTTCCAGTATTACGCTAGGTAAAGGCACCATTTACAGTTGGATTTATAGCGTCCTATTCTTCTGGTTTGTGTTGGTGACCATCTCGGTCCTTCGTTTATGGAGAGCTAAGGTATTCAATAGCCTAGAGCATATCTCTGACCGTCCAGTGTGGGTTAATTGGGCTGTGAATCGCCAAGATACCTTCTTACTTAACATCCTCGCGACAGCGCTTGGTATTGCTTGGTTGAGTGTGTATCACTTCCAGCATCGTATCATGTCGCTGCTTTCTAACTACACAGTATTCAGTCAAGCACTGGCTTATCTGTTTAGGATTGAAGTGGCTAAGCAGTCTGATCTCGATAAGAACCAGAAAAACCTAGTGCGCATCAAGGGTGATCAAACATACGAATACATTCTGCCTGGCTCTATCGACAGCGAGCTTATTGACTATGCAGGTGACGAAGTTAAACAACTGTCGCGCTATTTAATGTCTGATAGCCCGGCGATTTGTATTGTCTCTGGTGAACGTGGCGTAGGTGCCACAACGCTTCTGTATACCCTGCTGCACAAGGTATCGAATGCAGAGCCAATTTACGTTAGCTGCCCTTACGCGGGTTACCAAGAATTACTGTGTCACCTTGCGGTAAGCATCGGCCTAGAAGAAGACGCAACTGAGATTCAAATCTTGGCGCATCTTCGTAAGAGCGACACGACTTATCTGATTGCAATTGATAATGCCCAGCGCCTAGTTAAACCAATGGTTGGTGGTCTTTCAGATCTGATTCGATTGACTAACTTACTGCGTCGTTCGAAGAAAAACCACAGAATCGTGATGTCGATTGCTAAGTCTAGCTGGCGATTTGTCGATCGAGCTCGTGGCGAGCGCCTGTTGTTTGATTTGGTTTGCTTCCTTCCGCGTTGGACAGAGAAACAAGTTGGTGAGTTGCTTACCAGCCGTATCAATACTGAACTTGAGAAGCCATTATCATTTGATGGTTTAGTGGTACCAAAGCAGTGGGACCAAGATGACATGAGCGAAGAAGAACGTGCGCGCCAAGGTTTCTATCGTATCTTGTGGCACTATTCAGATGGTAACCCTACCGTTGCACTGCGTTTCTTCCGTCTCTCTTTGAACAGGAACAAAGAGACAGACCAAGCGGTAGTTAGATTGTTCCATGTACCTGAAGCGCAAGAACTAGAGAACATGCCAAAACCTATGCTGGCGGTACTGCGCTCTATCGTTCAGTTAGAAATTGCGTCTACCGAGGTGCTATCGGAATGTACTCAGCTAAGTATTGCCGAAATCACTGGTATTCTTCGTTACTTTGAGAGCCGTGGTTACATTGGCTGGAATGAAGATAAGGCAAGAATCTCTGATCACTGGTTCCGTCACATTACTAACGTTCTCGACCGTCAACATTTATTGGTGAAGTAAAATGAAGAAGTTATTTGTCCTATTACTTGTTGGCTTGGCGACGGCGGTAAGTTTCCCGACTTACGCGACAGAAGAGTTAGCCAATGTAGAAAACATTTCTAAGATTGCGAGTTTGGTGCGTTGGAGTGGCGTGTTCTTCTCTATCATCGTCATTGCAGCGATGTGGCTGTTATTGAAGTTCATTAACTCAATGGTGACCAGCTTCGGTAGCCAGTTCGTGCAATATCGAATGCTGCTGCAAAAGCTTCAATCGTTCATGCAATTCTTCATTTATGTGAGCACTGGTCTCATCGTGTTCATGATGAGTTTCCGCATTAACGACCAAATCTTGGCTCTGATTGGCGGTACCCTAGCGGTGTCGGTTGGTTTTGCACTTAAAGACTTGGCGGCCTCTTTCATCGCGGGTATCACCGTAATGATTGATAGACCATTCCAAGTAGGTGACCGCGTCACGTTCGAAGGTAACTACGGAGACATTATTACTATTGGTTTACGCTCAGTACGCATGAGAACTTTGAACGACGACATCATTACGATTCCAAACAACAAGTTCCTAAACGAAGTGACCACCAGTGGTAACTATGGCGCGTTGGATATGCAGGTGGTGATCCCGTTCTATGTCGGTATGGATGAGGACATTACCCTCGCCCGTGATCTAATTCAGGAAGCGGCCTCATCAAGCCGTTACATCCACCTACCCAAGCCTGTAACGGTATTAGTAAAGCAAACCATTACTGACAACTACCTAGCAATACAGCTAACCTGTAAGGCTTATGTGGTGGATACAGCCTATGAGAAGCTGTTCGAGACTGATATTACACTTCGTGTCATGAAAGAGTTTAAGAAACACAACATCAACCCACCTAAAATCTCAGTGGCTGCCCACTCTTAATTTTAGGTTGATAGCTAGATTGCTAAAAACAAAAACACCTCTGCACTTGAATAAGATTCGGAGGTGTTTTTTTATGGTTTCCGCCTATTTAACGCTGTTGTCTTTCCGGCTTGGTTAATTGAACTAAACCTTAAAGTACTTCAACTGTTCAGTGAGATGTTCAGTGGTGTTTGCCATCTTCTGACTGTCTTCAGCCAACGATTGTGAAGCCTGTAGCACTTCGTTAGCGGCCAAATGAATCCCAGTGACACTCTCACTCATCTCTGTTGCTACTGTACTCTGCTGCTCAGACGCTGCCGCAATTTGCGAAACCATATCATTGGCGTTGTGTAGCTCATTCACAATCACATCGAGTTGCTGACGTGTCTCGTTAGACGCTACCACACTGTGGTCCACTTTCTCGTTGCTGCTTTGCATCGCATTGAATGTACGTTCGGCTTGCTGTGTTAGCTTCTCAATGGTCGATTGTACTTCGTTCGTAGAGTTCTGTGTGCGGCTCGCTAGATTACGAACTTCATCGGCAACGACAGCAAAGCCACGCCCTTGTTCCCCTGCTCGTGCTGCTTCGATTGCAGCGTTGAGTGCCAGTAAATTGGTTTGTTCTGATACATCACGAATCACACCAACCACTTGGCTTATCTCTGTAACTCCAGATTGAAGATCTCTGACCAAGTTGTTTGCAGTTGAAATGTTCTCAGATACTTGAGATATGGTCGTTGCGGTTACCTGCATGTTTTCATCATTTTGGTTCGCGTGATCGACCACTTTGTTGGTACTCGCAGCGGTGTTTTCTGCATTCATCGCGACATCCGAAATCGTCGCGCTCATCTCTGTCATTGCCGTCGATAACAGTTCAAGTTGTGCATGTTGCGAATTCACGCTGGTAGCTGCTTCTTCACTGGCCTGCGCAATATGACTTGCCATATCACTAGACAGGTCCGCAGACTCGTTTGCTGTGCGAAGCGTCGTTTGTAGTTTGTCGAGCATAGTATCGATTTGGTGGCTCATATCGCCCAACTCATCTTTACGTGTCATGTTCATGCGAACACGAAGGTCACCATCGGCAATCTTATGTGTGTTTTCGATAAGCTTGTTAAGCGGGACCAGTATGTTATTTGAAATCGCATAACCCATCGCAAACAGTAAGCCTGATAGAACTACCGCGACTATGCCTTCCTTCAATGCCAATGCGTAAAAAGCCTCTTGAATATCGGCGACCAGTATTCCTGAGCCAATAATCCAATTCCATTCAGGGAAAAGCTGTACGTAAGAGATTTTATCTTTAAGTTCGCCTTGAGGGCTCATCCACTGATAATCGAGAAAGCCTTTCTCTTCAGGAGCGCGCGAGATCGTCACCATTTCACGCCAATGGTGCTTTCCTGCGCCGTCTTTCAAATTACCCGCGTTGGTGCCATTTAGCTCTGGCTTTAATGGGTGGCTGATAATGTTGAGTTGCTGGTTGAGGATCCAGAAGTAGTTGGTGTTGTCGTAACGAAGCGTTTCAATCGCTTGCAGCGCTCGCTCCTTTGCGACTTCTTCACCGAGCACACTGCGTTGGCTGTAGTAATAGCTGGCTAAGCTAACGGCAGTTTCAACTTGAGCGCTGAGCTTATCTTGACGCTCTTCCATGGAACTGGCTCGTTGTTGTATCAGATTAAATGTTGATGCCATTACCAGTAATACAACCGATAGAACGACAATTGAGGCGAGTTTTGACTTGATAGATAGATTACTTAATTTCATAGCTGGCTGACTTTAATATTTGTTTTGATTATGGATTTTGGACCAAGTTATCAAAATTTCGTACAGTTCAGATGATATGCATCAAGATCGACAAATATACACTGTGTTACATAACCAAAAAGAGGTATAGGTCAAACCGGTAGAGGTTGAGGTTGAAGTTTTCGTAATACTAGATGTTTAGTAATTGATTGATATCAATATAAGTTTCGATTGAAGCTATAACTGTAGCTTACCTTTTACTATATGGTATGATGTACCAAATTTAACTTAGAGATAAAAAATGAAAAACCATGTACTTGTCCCGCTAATATTAGTAACCCTGTCTGGCTGCGCAGCATCAATCCCCCAGAATGCTAAAACAGAAGTTAAATCTTTTAGTACTCCAAAAATCAGCGTTGTCACAAGTGCTTATGTTGGCGATTTTATGATTGATCAAGGAAAAGCTACAACTAAAAAGTATTTGACTGTTAACCAGTCTATTGACGGCGCGTTCTATAATATAAGTCAAGGCTCATATGCTGAAATGGGCTACGATGGCAAGAAATCATGGTTTAACATTTATTCGACTAATGGAGGACTAGTTTCTCCAGGGGCTTTTGTTGATCCTCCTTATGCATTATCTGTGGATGAAACTAAGCAGATTTGTGTTTCTTCTGTGATAGCAAAAGAAGTAAAGTGCTATGAAGGAACATCTAAGATTGAAGATAAAACAATCAACGATAGCGCAAGCTTTCGCCAAACGTTGATATACAATGGTTCAGTGGGAACAAAGCTAAACATTTCATACCGTGAATTTACCAATGATTTGGCTCGTGGGGCTTTCACTAATGATGTTGAGTACGATATGTCAAAATCAAACCTTATCAATTACAAAGGTGCTAGAATCGAAGTCTTAAATTATGACAATAGCTCTATCGAATTCAAAGTCTTGAAACATTTTAGAGAAAATGTGTCTGTAACATTCTAAAAAAATACTAACCTATTAAAACTAAACTCACTCGGGAGTCCCACTGACGAGTGAGTTATACAGTTATATTTTTGCCTAAACTTATAGGTTTGATATTAACAATTGAGGTGTCGCTTTTTGTTGAAGGTAGATACTAAAGCGGCTGCCTTTACCCACTTCTGATTCTACACGTATCTCGCCCCCAATTTGGCTCAAGATACTCTGAGATACGGATAAGCCTAAGCCAGTACCGTCGCGTTTCGTTGTATAGAATGGTGAGAAGATTCGCTTTAATTGCTCTTCTTTGATGCCACAACCTTCGTCTTCAACATGTACGATAGCACCATGAGATACGCCGTTCTCAACCCAGTCTTCACTCGAAATCGTCAATGTTCCCTGCCCGTCCATCGCATGAATCGCATTCATTTGTAGGTTTACCAGAATCTGTAGCAGTTGGTTTCGATTTACTTCAACCGATGTTTTAGCGTTTAGGTTCGAAACGTAAACCATATCGCGCTTTTTCGCCCCGGTTTTCACGAGCGTGATACTTTCATCAACGATCGGGTTGATGTGTTGCCACGTGATCTCATCCTGCACACCACCGTGTCGGCTATATTGCAGCAAGCTTCGCGTAATGTTTCGAATTCGGTCGATTTGCTCCATGATGGCATGGACCTCTTCTTCGACACGGCTGACTTCATCACCTAGCTCAAATTTCATCAACTCAACGTTGCCAAGAATTACTGCTGTTGGGTTATTGATCTCATGAGCAATACCAGCGGTAAGCTCACCGAGCGCTGCCAGTTTCTCATTGACCACCAGCTTATCTCTCGCTTGATTGAGCAGTTTAATGTGTAACTCAAGCTCTTCGGTTTTCTCCTTCAAACTTGCGGTACGTGAATGCACTTTACACTCAAGTTCTAACGCCGCCTGTTGAATCTCTTGATTACGCTCATGAAGCAGATCCAGCATCTTATCGAACTGTTTAGCGAGTAAAGTAAGCTCGTGTTGATCATCCAAGCCCAACGTGCCGATGCGTTTATCTTTGCCCAATTGCACGAGCTTCACCACCTTATGAATTCGTTCAATTGGGTCGAAAAGATCCCGAGCACCGCGGTGAACTATCAAACCAGAAGCAAGCAACAGCAACACAATGATGATGCTGATTTCGCCAAGGTTAGTCAGGTAGGTTTCAATAAGTGGCCAGATTAGATAACCCGTGTAAAGCATGCCAATAACCTTGCCAGACTGGTCATGAATTGGCTGATAAGCGGTGATGTACCATGCGTCATAAACATAGGCACGGTCCAACCACTCTTTGCCCTCGTTGAGAACTTTTGAGTGAACCTCATGAGAAACGCGCGTACCAATCGCTCGACCTTCACTGTTTTCGCTGCTTAGCGGGACGTTTGTGCTCACACGAAGGTCATCAAGAAACACAGTGACAGTACCGACATGGCGATTAAATCCATCTCTTTGCGGATAGATCAGGTTACTGATTTGATCAACCAACTGTGTGCTGTTGTTCAGTAAGATCCCGCCATCAAGAAAACCGATCACATGGCCTTGCTCATCTCTAATCGACACTACAGTGCGGCTCACCAAACCACGAGTCTCAACGTCATTACCATTGAGCATCGGGACTTCCGCTTTTTTGGCAAGGTCACGATCTAAGTAATTGAGTTCTTTACTGTCTAACACACTAAAGAATGACGATTTATTGGTTAAATCTAAGTACTCGAGTTTCTTTGCCACGCTTTCAACACTACGCCAGCGCAAAAAGTCGAGTTCGTAGCGCGCCTTATTCTCTGAAACCCAATGGATAAGTTCCTTCTGAGAAACGCCACTCGATAGTTTCATTTGAAAACTGTAAGACTCGGCGAACGCACGTACGTTGTAAGCTTGTTGGTTTTGAATCAGATGAATACTGTTGTCTGCCACGTCTAAGCGCTCATCGACATCAATTAAAGCACCCTGCCACGTATAGTGCACAGACCAGTACAAAGTGATAGCAACGAGAGCACAAAGCGTCAGAAAAATCGGCGCTGATGTGAGAAACAGTAAGCGGTAACGCACCATTGTTTTGAAACGGAACGCCCACTTTGCCCACCAATGACGTCTAATCGGCATATTCAGAGCCTTCTGTGTTCCAATCTTTGTATTTGCGTTCTAACGTTTTGCGTGCAACGCCAAGATCTCTCGCAGCAGCAGATTTATTGCCATCGTGGAAACTCACAAGTTGTTCGATATGTGCTTTCTCAACTTCTTTGAGTGTCCAAGTGTTCGGGTATCCTTCAGCAGCGTCCGTTGGATTCAAGTTTGGCACTTCAGCTCCGTGTGACACCGTCACTGAAATATTCGCTGGCGCAGGTTCGCCATTTATCTCTCGCCAATAGTGAGCTGGTGGCTTATCTAATAGAATGCAGCGCTCAACCATGTTCTTAAGCTCACGAATATTGCCTGGCCATTCGTATTCATTCATCGCCAAGATATCTTCGTGCGCCCAATGAGGAACCGGCATACCCAGTTCACTCGACAATAGACGAGTGAAATATGGAACAAGCTCTATCAGATCGGATGGTCTTTCACGTAAAGGAGTCACATCAATCTTGAGTACATTGAGTCGGTAAAATAGATCGCGACGGAAATGCCCTTTCTCGACCTCTTCTTGAAGGTTTCGATTGGTTGCCGCGACAACACGAACGTCTACAGAAATCTCTTTCTCACTGCCTACC encodes:
- a CDS encoding methyl-accepting chemotaxis protein; the encoded protein is MSNPSEPQRRPLSLSIRSKFILINLTLFVSVFVYAIYEQMSLDKLESLERAANENLRSSVDLLMLRRHEKDFLARNDQKYAERFDKTANILNERLVTLNQTLTSHQLHLSDQMTRISETLHQYQKQFHQIVDQVNDIERTTAPLGFVATLNERREDLKVAIEHESNLTLELALLELIEKDFHYLAHTNDQTNRALEQALIEFKPYSQTSIATERAYSEYEGAVKALLLANSNLGLSAELGLRGALRSNVHQTEQAIDAVQTQISEAITAASINTKNTLHLFGAAIVALLSLLLVFIGRNILARIKAINVMMESIANGDGDLTVRMNAKGNDELAQLAHSFDTFINKLHGNIKELSSVMKVLTDSSCSSEEAAIKSMSNAEKQKQQSESVATAVNELVMTSNEVTANIENAATNAEKIKDNAHQALQETHLTDASINVLVENIAESQDLIVQLEEQSREINQVVTTIQGIAEQTNLLALNAAIEAARAGDHGRGFAVVASEVRELSLMTNDSTHQIESTIHGLTSGIAKTVAKMSASLEQTEQVKHQTKDVVNAIEGIHFQVGEMFDLNSQIATASEEQSMVSAEIDRNISDIAHLASNTHTVVSGSVRCSEQVSSVSVKLEKIVAQFKY
- a CDS encoding ABC-F family ATPase — its product is MISTANITQQFGAKPLFENISVKFGEGNRYGLIGANGCGKSTFMKILSGELEPTSGNVSYDPNERVAKLNQDQFAYEEFTVIDTVIMGHKELWAIKQERDRIYSLPEMSEEDGMKVADLEVQFAEMDGYMAEAKAGELLLAVGIEESQHFGLMSEVAPGWKLRVLLAQVLFADPHIMLLDEPTNNLDMDTIRWLEETLNQRNCTMIIISHDRHFLNSVCTHMADLDYGELRLFPGNYDEYMTAATQARERLLSDNAKKKAQIAELQTFVSRFSANASKAKQATSRAKQIDKIQLEEVKASSRQNPFIRFEQSKELFRNALVVENLSQGFEEDLFNKFDAIFEVGERVAIIGENGVGKTTLLNTLAGELEARTGEYKWSENSNIGYYAQDHAHDFEEDMNLFDWMSQWRQEGEDEQVVRGFLGRMLFGQDDIKKSVKVISGGEQGRMLLGKIMMHKPNILLMDEPTNHMDMESIEALNLALENYKGTLFFVSHDRVFVDSLATRILEIKDGKINDFRGTYAEFLKARG
- a CDS encoding AAA family ATPase → MRSLPRFLFFILAMLSWPSHANLEYDLQSQPQVSDIAQDLNNRIDQLPDPLFMEASDKRKVNRLLAEVLRVQNQQIAKFDQRLKAYRENSEPEQWFDVESSYVTLNSLNVSKQHLLEQSTASNRERLTGFGPYGVTQFKQEWELTKLNVEYLVYFQIRSFKALIKDIFISPVPVIGAALKVLFIYFALVWWLANSKRLIELFRVNLLEAKPNPPFLIRLIWYVSRADRAIAWLIAITLSLRVLSSIPSLQHLIFLEIFTWWILGGSIAISFILEFAYRMGRTSNQEVIALRLSTIRRYVWSFIVAGVILQISSITLGKGTIYSWIYSVLFFWFVLVTISVLRLWRAKVFNSLEHISDRPVWVNWAVNRQDTFLLNILATALGIAWLSVYHFQHRIMSLLSNYTVFSQALAYLFRIEVAKQSDLDKNQKNLVRIKGDQTYEYILPGSIDSELIDYAGDEVKQLSRYLMSDSPAICIVSGERGVGATTLLYTLLHKVSNAEPIYVSCPYAGYQELLCHLAVSIGLEEDATEIQILAHLRKSDTTYLIAIDNAQRLVKPMVGGLSDLIRLTNLLRRSKKNHRIVMSIAKSSWRFVDRARGERLLFDLVCFLPRWTEKQVGELLTSRINTELEKPLSFDGLVVPKQWDQDDMSEEERARQGFYRILWHYSDGNPTVALRFFRLSLNRNKETDQAVVRLFHVPEAQELENMPKPMLAVLRSIVQLEIASTEVLSECTQLSIAEITGILRYFESRGYIGWNEDKARISDHWFRHITNVLDRQHLLVK
- a CDS encoding mechanosensitive ion channel family protein; this translates as MKKLFVLLLVGLATAVSFPTYATEELANVENISKIASLVRWSGVFFSIIVIAAMWLLLKFINSMVTSFGSQFVQYRMLLQKLQSFMQFFIYVSTGLIVFMMSFRINDQILALIGGTLAVSVGFALKDLAASFIAGITVMIDRPFQVGDRVTFEGNYGDIITIGLRSVRMRTLNDDIITIPNNKFLNEVTTSGNYGALDMQVVIPFYVGMDEDITLARDLIQEAASSSRYIHLPKPVTVLVKQTITDNYLAIQLTCKAYVVDTAYEKLFETDITLRVMKEFKKHNINPPKISVAAHS
- a CDS encoding methyl-accepting chemotaxis protein; amino-acid sequence: MKLSNLSIKSKLASIVVLSVVLLVMASTFNLIQQRASSMEERQDKLSAQVETAVSLASYYYSQRSVLGEEVAKERALQAIETLRYDNTNYFWILNQQLNIISHPLKPELNGTNAGNLKDGAGKHHWREMVTISRAPEEKGFLDYQWMSPQGELKDKISYVQLFPEWNWIIGSGILVADIQEAFYALALKEGIVAVVLSGLLFAMGYAISNNILVPLNKLIENTHKIADGDLRVRMNMTRKDELGDMSHQIDTMLDKLQTTLRTANESADLSSDMASHIAQASEEAATSVNSQHAQLELLSTAMTEMSATISDVAMNAENTAASTNKVVDHANQNDENMQVTATTISQVSENISTANNLVRDLQSGVTEISQVVGVIRDVSEQTNLLALNAAIEAARAGEQGRGFAVVADEVRNLASRTQNSTNEVQSTIEKLTQQAERTFNAMQSSNEKVDHSVVASNETRQQLDVIVNELHNANDMVSQIAAASEQQSTVATEMSESVTGIHLAANEVLQASQSLAEDSQKMANTTEHLTEQLKYFKV
- a CDS encoding cache domain-containing protein, coding for MPIRRHWWAKWAFRFKTMVRYRLLFLTSAPIFLTLCALVAITLYWSVHYTWQGALIDVDERLDVADNSIHLIQNQQAYNVRAFAESYSFQMKLSSGVSQKELIHWVSENKARYELDFLRWRSVESVAKKLEYLDLTNKSSFFSVLDSKELNYLDRDLAKKAEVPMLNGNDVETRGLVSRTVVSIRDEQGHVIGFLDGGILLNNSTQLVDQISNLIYPQRDGFNRHVGTVTVFLDDLRVSTNVPLSSENSEGRAIGTRVSHEVHSKVLNEGKEWLDRAYVYDAWYITAYQPIHDQSGKVIGMLYTGYLIWPLIETYLTNLGEISIIIVLLLLASGLIVHRGARDLFDPIERIHKVVKLVQLGKDKRIGTLGLDDQHELTLLAKQFDKMLDLLHERNQEIQQAALELECKVHSRTASLKEKTEELELHIKLLNQARDKLVVNEKLAALGELTAGIAHEINNPTAVILGNVELMKFELGDEVSRVEEEVHAIMEQIDRIRNITRSLLQYSRHGGVQDEITWQHINPIVDESITLVKTGAKKRDMVYVSNLNAKTSVEVNRNQLLQILVNLQMNAIHAMDGQGTLTISSEDWVENGVSHGAIVHVEDEGCGIKEEQLKRIFSPFYTTKRDGTGLGLSVSQSILSQIGGEIRVESEVGKGSRFSIYLQQKATPQLLISNL